Proteins from one Malassezia vespertilionis chromosome 2, complete sequence genomic window:
- a CDS encoding uncharacterized protein (COG:B; EggNog:ENOG503P3Z7), with the protein MEELLRSLRNLDLSAPNGEQVLALFSEYPHVDKQLAQQLAVPARLESSDVKEGIDAMMDAALLSGATEAMLQNYNRALEKDTELLHNEHKQIYAPKPVKRVPLKALLAAQHATIRRREEEAKAASENAPFYVVRQINDTVHTFYSTRHVAELTRVDMDEFAVPKRLEGRYVLVRVASPLSLYCSCSFVGQLPSGAAIFVSIAYFTHDLSLPSDALNALLPIGTVCLIREPYISTNYLGVGGPISGGKGAVGIRVDTPSDVQVLDSVAPILQGVVWDSPCEPPAPPTRILWRQEGPLTRVVQHQLAQQRPVHVPDVAKARVHESIRQLLLMERPGAAWREWQAAVLAGIWNDPLACEDALLKFDVLFALHTYQAALDAIALDPPEALLSEYTHRKTKVTSAMQSHTSGPSDALLQHMFAATLTQSTPRFDYAEYVGPVAVQDIPNAGRGLVLTKDVKEGTLLLFCRAIGSSYSADKGCCERQILRCDVGRGVSSTTTQVLAAARCIHAILDRPELAHPLLGLTAGPDIPHDPLVQAPYPLRWEPPSDPQAALEAATPHVSSAYINGVLRFNAFGPAPMPAAASAGDPMANSTMPHPLPAILNHACLPTVSSVFLGDMVATRALHPLQKGTQIMHQYVQGELAYQTRQKLLAKHKFVCKCGLCERDLGDGIAQQRTREELLATMLPPLLERSRALHKGGFAPASSGTDLLKAHREIAASLLAFVDNVQATYHSSRDALRPDIVDPLHLAASHTRLSDPVKAIALAEAAITASGAVLGSAQGRAICQLPYATLKNAEYGWKQQPTHISA; encoded by the exons atgGAAGAGCTGTTGCGTTCCCTGCGGAACTTGGACTTGTCCGCACCGAATGGCGAGCAAGTGCTCGCGCTTTTTTCAGAATACCCACATGTAGACAAACAATTGGCACAGCAgcttgctgtgcctgcgcgtCTAGAATCGTCAGATGTGAAGGAAGGCATAGATGCCATGatggatgcagcgctcttGAGCGGCGCCACAGAAGCCATGCTCCAGAATTATAACAGGGCGCTTGAAAAGGACACAGAGCTGCTACACAATGAACATAAGCAGATTTATGCACCGAAGCCTGTCAAGCGAGTCCCACTGAAAGCActgctggcggcgcagcacgcgaccattcggcgccgcgaagaAGAGGCCAAGGCTGCGTCGGAAAATGCCCCATTCTACGTGGTAAGGCAGATAAACGATACAGTACATACCTTTTATTCGACCAGGCATGTTGCCGAGCTGACGCGCGTCGATATGGACGAATTTGCGGTACCAAAGCGGTTGGAAGGCCGATACGTGCTTGTCCGTGTGGCTTCGCCGCTGAGTTTGTACTGTAGCTGCTCGTTTGTCGGGCAGCTTCCGTCGGGTGCTGCGATTTTTGTGAGCATCGCGTACTTTACGCATGACCTCTCGCTGCCCAGCGATGCACTAAACGCACTGCTACCCATCGGTACGGTATGCTTGATTCGCGAGCCGTATATAAGCACAAACTATCTCGGCGTGGGCGGGCCAATATCTGGTGGAAAAGGAGCTGTTGGAATTCGTGTGGATACGCCTTCGGATGTGCAGGTGTTGGACAGTGTCGCCCCAATCCTGCAAGGCGTGGTATGGGATTCGCCGTGCgagccgccggcgccgccaaCTCGTATATTGTGGCGCCAAGAGGGCCCATTGACGCGTGTCGTGCAGCACCAACTCGCACAGCAGCGGCCAGTCCACGTCCCAGACGTGGCaaaggcgcgcgtgcacgaATCTATTCGCCAGCTTCTTTTGATGGAGCGCCCGGGtgcggcgtggcgcgaaTGGCAAGCAGCTGTGCTGGCTGGTATATGGAACGATCCCCTGGCATGCGAGGATGCGCTTCTGAAGTTTGACgtgctctttgcgctccATACGTACCAAGCGGCACTTGACGCAATTGCGCTTGACCCCCccgaagcgctgctttccGAGTACACGCACCGCAAAACAAAAGTGACGTCGGCCATGCAGTCCCATACATCTGGCCCTTCGGATGCCCTACTGCAGCACATGTTTGCAGCGACATTAACGCAAAGCACGCCTCGGTTTGACTATGCCGAGTATGTTGGTCCTGTCGCTGTACAAGACATCCCAAACGCTGGGCGCGGCCTGGTCCTTACCAAAGACGTGAAAGAAGGAACGCTGCTgcttttttgccgcgccatAGGGAGCAGTTACAGCGCCGACAAAGGGTGCTGTGAGCGGCAGATTCTCCGCTGCGATGTAGGCAGAGGCGTGTCGAGCACCACGACGCAAGtcctcgctgcagcacgctgcaTTCATGCTATTCTCGACCGCCCGGAACTCGCACACCCATTGCTAGGCTTGACAGCAGGCCCCGATATACCCCACGATCCCCTTGTCCAAGCGCCGTATCCCTTGCGATGGGAGCCTCCGTCAGATCCACAAGCCGCACTGGaagcagcgacgccgcatGTCTCGTCTGCGTACATCAACGGTGTCCTTCGCTTCAATGCATTCGGgcccgcgccgatgcctgcagcagcaagtGCTGGCGATCCAATGGCGAACTCGACGATGCCACATCCCCTCCCTGCTATTCTGAATCACGCATGCCTCCCCACCGTGTCTTCAGTCTTTCTCGGCGACATGGTTGCAacgcgtgcattgcaccCGCTACAAAAAGGAACACAGATCATGCACCAATACGTGCAAGGCGAGCTTGCGTACCAAACACGCCAGAAACTGCTGGCAAAGCACAAATTCGTATGCAAGTGTGGTCTGTGCGAACGCGACTTGGGCGATGGcattgcacagcagcgAACGCGGGAAGAGCTGCTAGCGACGATGCTGCCGCCACTACTTGAACGCAGTCGTGCATTGCACAAAGGCGGTTTTGCCCCGGCATCGTCCGGCACCGACTTATTgaaagcgcatcgcgagATTGCAGCGTCTTTGCTAGCCTTTGTGGACAACGTGCAAGCTACGTACCATTCGagccgcgatgcgctgcgccccgACATTGTGGACCCCTTGCATCTTGCCGCGAGCCACACACGTTTGTCAGACCCTGTAAAAGCAATCGCACTGGCAGAGGCTGCCATTACAGCTTCTGGCGCCGTCCTTGGAAGCGCCCAAGGCCGTGCGATTTGCCAGCTTCCCTAC GCGACGCTGAAAAATGCAGAGTATGGGTGGAAACAGCAGCCTACACACATCAGTGCATGA
- a CDS encoding uncharacterized protein (EggNog:ENOG503NWCU; TransMembrane:6 (i12-33o45-64i71-91o111-130i151-169o189-208i); COG:S) translates to MTGSTDPQYSIYGYLPKVAPAIVMIVLFAISSIWQGLQLFYYKQWWLVIQPIGTLAEMVGYILFTLLKPILVMPVFVCIDVASLIVQAVGAAKAGTADSFDEDEIRSGSNIVLAGIAVQLFGYLLFNFIFLTFGYKLMKHGAHLLQNDTKAFMIAVFFSSLAIILRSIYRIIEMAFGWDGVINQTEWPLYAFDAAFVVIAVYFMNVWYPGKYLPNRFSWKYSPEKAGYTTGFEDPHIIGQIGPNRNKETDLEKKDDAEDYEMHPELAAPGLASESSAL, encoded by the exons ATGACGGGATCTACGGATCCCCAGTATTCGATCTATGGTTATCTTCCAAAAGTGGCGCCTGCCATTGTAATGATTGTGCTGTTTGCCATTTCCTCCATCTGGCAGGGCCTGCAACTGTTTTATTACAAGCAGTGGTGGCTGGTAATACAGCCGATCGGGACATTGGCCGAGATGGTCGGGTATATTCT GTTCACCCTCTTGAAACCCATTCTAGTCATGCCTGTTTTTGTCTGCATCGACGTCGCTTCGCTGATTGTGCAAGCTGTGGGGGCTGCGAAAGCAGGTACCGCCGATTCATTCGACGAAGATGAAATCCGGAGCGGATCCAATATTGTGCTTGCAGGTATTGCGGTGCAGTTGTTCGGTTACCTGCTCTTCAATTTCATTTTCCTTACGTTTGGGTACAAGCTGATGAAACACGGTGCGCATCTTTTGCAGAACGATACCAAGGCATTTATGATTGCCGTATTCTTTTCAAGTCTTGCCATTATTCTCCGCTCAATTTACCGTATCATTGAGATGGCATTTGGCTGGGATGGCGTGATTAACCAAACGGAATGGCCTTTGTACGCGTTTGATGCTGCTTTTGTTGTCATTGCCGTGTACTTCATGAATGTGTGGTACCCGGGCAAGTACCTCCCGAACCGTTTCTCCTGGAAGTACAGTCCCGAAAAAGCAGGCTACACCACCGGCTTTGAGGATCCGCACATTATTGGACAAATCGGGCCGAACCGCAACAAGGAGACAGACCTGGAGAAGAAAGATGACGCGGAGGACTATGAAATGCATCCCGAGCTTGCAGCCCCTGGCCTTGCGTCGGAGAGTAGCGCCCTGTAG
- the POL30 gene encoding proliferating cell nuclear antigen (EggNog:ENOG503NXFV; COG:L) — MLEAKIEQAIVFKRVLDAIKDLVEHANFDCNEEGLRLQAMDSSHVALSAVELRADGFEEYRCDRPMSIGVAITSLTKVMRSAQNNDILNMRKADNADSLHLVFEGASSDRIGEFDLKLMDIDTEHLGIPDTEYDAVVKLSSNEFARICRDLSNVGESVKITITKEGVTFSTEGEIGDARMTLKQGSGSATSYDDDDEEAGLDGDGEEKPLKKRKTGASSSVSGGVVPVEIQLEKAVALTFSVQYLVNFTKAAPLSSAVTLHMADKVPLMVEFAFENGHVRYYLAPKLAETDED; from the exons ATGTTGGAAGCCAAGATCGAACAGGCTATTGTT TTTAAGCGTGTACTCGATG CTATCAAGGATCTCGTAGAGCATGCCAACTTTGACTGCAATGAGGAGGGCCTT CGGCTCCAGGCTATGGACAGCTCCCACGTCGCTCTTTCTGCAGTGGAGCTCCGTGCTGACGGCTTTGAAGAGTACCGTTGCGATAGGCCCATGAGCATTGGCGTAGCCATCACGAGTCTTACAAAGGTGATGCGCAGTGCCCAAAACAATGATATCCTGAATATGCGCAAGGCAGACAATGCAGACAGCCTGCACCTTGTGTTTGAGGGTGCAAGCTCTGACCGCATTGGCGAGTTTGACCTGAAGCTAATGGATATTGACACGGAGCATCTCGGTATTCCTGACACGGAATACGACGCAGTTGTAAAGCTTTCTTCCAACGAGTTTGCACGCATTTGCCGCGATCTCTCCAATGTCGGCGAGAGCGTGAAGATTACCATCACAAAAGAGGGTGTCACTTTTTCCACCGAGGGTGAAATCGGCGACGCTCGCATGACGCTCAAGCAAGGCTCTGGCTCTGCTACGAGctacgacgacgacgacgaagaggcCGGTCTTGATGGAGATGGCGAGGAAAAGCCTTTGAAGAAGCGAAAGACGGGCGCATCCAGCAGCGTGTCTGGCGGCGTGGTGCCCGTTGAGATTCAGCTCGAAAAGGCCGTTGCACTAACGTTTAGTGTGCAATACCTCGTTAACTTTACCAAGGCCGCCCCCCTTTCCTCCGCAGTGACCCTTCACATGGCGGATAAGGTGCCGCTGATGGTCGAGTTTGCGTTCGAGAATGGCCATGTGCGCTACTATTTGGCGCCAAAGCTCGCCGAGACAGACGAGGATTAG
- the HOF1 gene encoding formin-binding protein (EggNog:ENOG503NVT9; COG:D) produces MQSFTKNTARTLEDLRHFYQERAEIEQEYSKRLSKLAKTPLGKHETGPMRTALEKTRIETEAMARSHAQLAHSVKAEIEQPLSELMASTENVRRPAQVAVTKLYKHKQMQVQCVQRAREKYEQDCAKINAYTAQSNLVQGRELDKLMAKLERVQTTVGSNDKDYHSYVRALQDTTYKWNAEWKSYLDICQDVEEERQEFLKTNLWSFANAISSVCVTDDEACERTRVSLEGCESSQDVQNFVREFGTGANIPAPPEYINYAQGQAPLEPHDSQAQFNRLSTRISDVPPTLNAGTPMLSTGSPLTFGGHTPAMDGTPRTSMERTPVMDRPLSRVPVGRTPPPPQIPQSVLPTSRTPPPSTSNRSSMFSPGAPPLSRAPPEQYQQNTRSAAHSRGNSFGIGAGAGIAAGAGIAAGTGLYTEQQARNQSAAEDEDPIAKALASLRMHQSRKSPAPGSRPSSMLQSVHAPMQEASQPKEASPPAPVAKEFPRNSGIYGQAPEPANFLAQTQARQQPYMDPRLQNRPVSPAAAFMAPPERGVSPIPVEQVMSKYGQSFPTERRSPGPSPVKQTFAEQSMQGIALDARGHVAQYDTPQGYANPGAQMAHPEPNVAPAGRPPTGQYSERGEPILFYVKALYDYVASMPEEFSFTAGDIIAVTRTEPDGWWQGELLDEARRVHGANTFPSNFVVLLM; encoded by the exons ATGCAGAGCTTTACAAAAAACACGGCGCGGACGCTGGAAGACTTGCGTCATTTTTACCAGGAACG CGCCGAAATTGAACAAGAGTACTCGAAGCGTTTGAGCAAGCTTGCGAAGACCCCGCTGGGAAAGCACGAGACGGG GCCCATGCGTACAGCACTCGAGAAGACGCGCATAGAGACCGAAGCGATGGCACGATCCCATGCACAGCTTGCACACTCGGTCAAGGCAGAGATTGAGCAGCCGCTCTCGGAACTGATGGCGAGCACGGAAAATGTGCGGCGCCCCGCACAGGTCGCCGTGACCAAGCTGTATAAACACAAGCAGATGCAGGTACAGtgtgtccagcgcgcgcgcgagaagTACGAGCAAGACTGTGCTAAGATCAATGCGTACACTGCACAGAGTAATTTGGTCCAAGGCCGTGAACTGGACAAGCTCATGGccaagctcgagcgcgtccaGACCACCGTTGGCAGCAACGATAAGGACTATCACAGCTACGTACGCGCTCTGCAGGACACGACGTACAAGTGGAATGCCGAGTGGAAGAGCTACTTGGATATCTGCCAGGATGTGGAAGAAGAACGCCAAGAATTCCTCAAGACCAACTTGTGGAGCTTTGCCAACGCCATTTCCAGCGTGTGTGTTACGGACGATGAGGCATGtgagcgcacgcgcgtgtcCCTGGAGGGCTGTGAATCCTCGCAGGACGTGCAAAATTTTGTGCGCGAGTTTGGTACCGGCGCCAAtattccagcgccgccagagTACATTAACTACGCGCAAGGACAAGCGCCACTGGAGCCGCACGATTCGCAAGCGCAGTTTAACCGCCTCTCTACGCGCATCTCCGATGTCCCCCCCACACTGAATGCAGGCACGCCAATGTTGAGCACCGGCTCGCCACTTACGTTCGGTGGCCACACGCCGGCTATGGATGGCACACCGCGCACTTCGATGGAACGCACGCCTGTAATGGACCGTCCATTATCGCGTGTCCCTGTGGGTcgtacgccgccgccgccgcaaaTCCCCCAGTCTGTTTTGCCCACATCCCGCAcaccgccgccgtcgaCAAGCAACAGGAGCAGCATGTTTTCTCcaggcgcaccgccgctttcgcgcgcgccgccagaaCAATATCAGCAAAAcacgcgcagtgcagcgcactCGCGTGGTAACAGCTTTGGCATCGGCGCAGGTGCCGGCATCGCTGCAGGTGCCGGCATTGCCGCTGGCACAGGCCTATACACGGAACAGCAAGCCCGCAACCAGAGCGCGGCAGAGGACGAAGATCCTATCGCCAAAGCCCTTGCAAGTCTGCGCATGCATCAAAGTCGCAAATCGCCTGCACCGGGCAGCAGGCCTTCGAGCATGCTGCAGAGTGTCCACGCACCGATGCAGGAGGCCTCGCAGCCTAAGGAAGCCTCACCGCCTGCGCCCGTCGCAAAAGAGTTTCCTCGGAACAGCGGCATTTATGGCCAGGCGCCAGAGCCAGCGAATTTTTTGGCAcagacgcaagcgcgccagcaGCCGTACATGGACCCCCGCCTGCAGAATCGCCCTGTGTCGCCGGCGGCTGCATTCATGGCGCCACCTGAACGTGGGGTTTCGCCAATCCCTGTCGAGCAAGTGATGAGCAAGTACGGTCAATCTTTCCCCACAgagcgccgctcgccggGCCCGTCGCCGGTGAAGCAAACGTTTGCAGAGCAATCAATGCAAGGAATTGCTTTGGACGCGCGGGGCCATGTGGCCCAGTACGACACGCCACAAGGCTATGCAAACCCGGGAGCTCAAATGGCCCACCCCGAACCGAATGTTGCCCCGGCGGGCCGTCCGCCGACAGGACAATACAGTGAAAGGGGGGAGCCTATCCTGTTCTACGTGAAAGCGTTGTACGACTATGTCGCATCCATGCCCGAAGAATTTAGCTTCACAGCGGGCGATATTATCGCTGTTACGCGCACGGAGCCTGACGGTTGGTGGCAgggcgagctgctggatGAGGCGCGCAGAGTTCATGGCGCTAATACATTCCCTAGCAACTTTGTCGTGCTTCTTATGTAG
- a CDS encoding uncharacterized protein (COG:U; EggNog:ENOG503P1Q2; TransMembrane:3 (o580-598i828-856o876-896i)) — MKEEPKAELSSRLPPILRAPFWRRSPPAAAPDREKIEMADMPLQAAEKDKDVPNKTPRLQFAHAHMRVHPQDLPYEYDPDELYRGLDSHVTAHRTRRRQERRKAPRLDTDDEDASDSSTSSSSSNESNAAAHAFSRIRALFGDDSDSSGTDSSTSSSDDESDGGTSTTSGISRISAVVRRRGRDDVSMTDSPAGLHAFSPWTPRIGGALGARRRRRQRQREKARRQANAVHIQKASRNARRNARRLRRIAGGATEFTLYVPTAPNVNPDFSSQSWRAVEKQLLRYFQYFSQDDGHGGDLGAPHELDLSQDKPLFGLRATQEEDVVAPQVQDMEMVKPEGDFEKMGMHDTWYNQERNTGKHMSDMPLASYFRGATGDLTKSPMPFSGQYTPRRSTFRSVLKTPRDPIIPEEAEIDELDIPILGEPMLALPPELEQNQAADATTIASSIPASPPLLMRANPWWLDICCPTYKTMQQLSQHFPLHPLTVEDILKQEQREKVENYDRLGYYFVVIRALDEQYFRFHNNTSEASDGEKGADISPAALQARFEKKLIHDPLRQELTNSSVNLEICKDKQGKEGLEGLAAGSVSLYLVVFAHGVLSFSFEDMKKYTDHVRAKLMHELLIGNHNADWIVHGLYDAVVDVFAPYVYFLQMQVANIEALSNDMSVSPFVKRPPRTVLGRLIKWIQSLFRKKNPLAGTALEGGDEQDTQYAMYLTKRSKKSPLFSTADALLQSQFILSLSHTREIVTGLSRLLSPKIDVLRGIEKRLADSSHDFYDDNIILLYMEDIFDHVASMVAQLHERDKALTHTHWSFLTRSRIRNRRYQKSNSYVLLLAATVMATTLLCQMVTSSFSMNVWVPGISHRTSPNDDDPIYTHHYAFGGIVVGLASVPVIMFSYYKFLKRLAKRRSSLQTNMW; from the exons ATGAAAGAGGAGCCAAAGGCTGAGCTTTCTAGTCGCCTCCCGCCCATCcttcgcgcgccgttttGGCGGCGCTCACCGCcggccgcagcgccggacCGTGAGAAGATTGAGATGGCAGACATGCCGCTGCAGGCAGCAGAAAAAGACAAGGATGTGCCAAATAAAACACCGAGGCTGCAATTTGCACATGCGCacatgcgcgtgcatccaCAGGACCTGCCGTACGAATATGATCCTGACGAACTGTATCGAGGGCTGGACTCGCACGTtacagcgcatcgcacacGACGACGTCAGGAACGacgcaaagcgccgcgtttgGATACAGATGATGAGGATGCATCGGATAGCAGCACAAGCTCTAGCTCGAGCAACGAGTCGAATGCGGCTGCTCACGCCTTTTCGCGTATTCGTGCCTTGTTTGGCGATGATTCAGACAGCAGCGGGACAGATtcaagcacaagcagcagcgATGACGAATCGGACGGAGGCACGTCAACTACTTCTGGCATCAGCCGCATATCTGCAGTCGTGCGACGCCGCGGTCGCGACGACGTTTCCATGACTGATTCTCCCGCCGGATTGCACGCTTTTTCGCCGTGGACGCCACGtattggcggcgcgctgggcgctcggcgacgccggcgccagcgccagcgcgagAAAGCACGACGGCAGGCTAATGCCGTGCATATACAAAAAGCAAGTCGaaacgcacggcgcaatgcgcgtCGGCTCCGCAGGATTGCTGGTGGCGCTACAGAGTTTACATTATATGTTCCCACCGCGCCAAATGTGAACCCAGACTTTTCGTCGCAATCATGGCGCGCCGTTGAGAAGCAATTACTGCGATACTTTCAGTACTTTAGCCAGGACGATGGTCACGGCGGAgatcttggcgcgccgcatgagCTTGATCTGTCGCAAGACAAGCCATTGTTTGGGTTACGAGCGACGCAAGAGGAGGATGTTGTAGCACCGCAAGTCCAAGATATGGAGATGGTCAAACCCGAAGGCGATTTTGAAAAGATGGGCATGCACGATACGTGGTACAACCAAGAACGGAACACGGGAAAGCACATGTCAGACATGCCGCTTGCTTCGTACTTCCGTGGCGCAACCGGTGATCTGACCAAATCTCCCATGCCTTTTTCGGGGCAGTATACTCCCCGGCGCTCCACCTTCCGATCCGTTTTGaaaacgccgcgcgatccCATTATTCCAGAAGAGGCTGAAATCGACGAACTGGATATTCCAATTCTCGGCGAGCCGATGCTCGCGTTACCCCCAGAATTGGAGCAAAATCAAGCGGCCGATGCGACGACAATTGCATCTTCCATTCCTGCCTCGCCACCGCTTTTGATGCGCGCCAATCCGTGGTGGCTCGACATTTGCTGTCCTACTTACAAGACCATGCAACAGCTGAGTCAACATTTCCCACTGCACCCACTCACGGTGGAAGATATACTGaagcaggagcagcgcgagaaggTGGAGAACTATGACCGACTGGGCTACTACTTTGTCGTGATCCGCGCTTTGGACGAGCAGTATTTCCGATTTCACAACAACACCTCCGAAGCATCCGACGGGGAAAAGGGCGCAGATATATCGCCAGCTGCACTCCAGGCGCGCTTCGAAAAGAAGCTCATCCACGACCCGTTGCGCCAGGAGCTCACGAATTCGTCTGTGAACTTGGAAATTTGCAAGGACAAGCAAGGGAAAGAAGGCCTGGAGGGTCTCGCTGCTGGCTCCGTGAGCTTATACTTGGTCGTGTTTGCACACGGCGTCCTTTCT TTTAGCTTTGAAGATATGAAAAAATACACAGACCatgtgcgtgcaaaacTTATGCACGAGCTCTTGATTGGCAATCATAATGCAGATTGGATCGTTCATGGTTTGTACGATGCAGTTGTCGACGTGTTTGCGCCGTACGTCTACTTTTTGCAAATGCAAGTCGCAAACATTGAAGCACTTTCCAACGACATGAGCGTTTCTCCGTTTGTAAAacggccgccgcgcaccgtTTTGGGCCGGCTCATCAAATGGATCCAGAGCCTGTTTCGAAAAAAGAACCCTCTCGCCGGTACTGCACTGGAAGGAGGCGATGAGCAAGATACCCAATACGCGATGTACCTCACAAAACGATCCAAAAAAAGTCCATTGTTCAGCACCGCCGACGCATTGCTCCAGAGCCAGTTTATTTTGAGCCTTTCGCACACACGCGAAATTGTCACTGGGCTATCGCGCCTACTGTCGCCAAAAATTGACGTTTTGCGTGGTATCGAAAAACGCCTTGCGGACAGCAGCCACGACTTTTATGACGACAACATCATTCTTTTGTACATGGAAGACATCTTTGACCATGTCGCATCTATGGTAGCTCAGCTACATGAACGCGACAAGGCACTCACACACACACACTGGTCGTTTCTCACTCGATCCCGTATTCGCAACAGGAGATATCAAAAAAGCAACAGCTATGTGCTACTACTGGCAGCAACAGTGATGGCTACCACATTACTTTGCCAAATGGTCACTAGTTCGTTTAGCATGAATGTCTGGGTACCTGGCATTAGCCACCGGACAAGCCCTAACGACGATGACCCAATCTATACGCATCATTATGCATTCGGTGGAATCGTTGTTGGTCTCGCATCCGTGCCCGTCATCATGTTTTCATACTATAAATTTCTCAAGCGCCttgccaagcggcgctcgagcctGCAAACCAATATGTGGTAG